A window of Raineyella sp. W15-4 contains these coding sequences:
- the cas1 gene encoding CRISPR-associated endonuclease Cas1: MSLLGADASEPLPISLVGHTVFCPRRAWLEAAGERVDSYQMEVGSSAHRRVDDPTSSRPTAQRSVDAHHAELGIVGKCDIVEGDPAQGVQVIEYKASPVRRQPTVTDPHRIQLTLQRMCLESMGLRVASMGVYFTNHQSLVTVEPSTELDTRAIDYVSQTRAIVEGKSAPPPLDADEKCRFCSHASVCLPDEITAAKPARSISVTDPNTDILHLLTYGSRAQLRQGRIQVVKGDEELASVPLERAAGLVIYGNIDVSGALVRELLWRGATIVWCSGTGRVIGWSRSAKAPHGHERVAQYLRSEQGDLGMAREFVACKIGNQATLLRRNGTATATAVADIRKVKRRAGQVRSLPDLFAVEGEAAALYFAGFPGMFKERADQSLVGEWDGRAGRHASDPLNAALNFVYGMLLSDTIRAIVACGLDPSAGFLHSSARNKPALALDLMEEFRAPIADSAIIGAVNNGSFDATMVTRSLGDCRLTERGRKVVTSAYERRAQTVITHPEFGYRVTWRRAIEIQARMVLAVLDGTRQDYRGVQTR, from the coding sequence ATGAGCCTTCTCGGCGCTGATGCCAGCGAGCCACTTCCCATCAGCCTCGTGGGCCATACCGTCTTCTGTCCGCGGCGAGCGTGGCTGGAGGCAGCGGGTGAAAGGGTCGACAGCTACCAGATGGAGGTGGGATCGTCAGCCCACCGACGCGTCGACGATCCCACCAGCAGCAGACCAACGGCCCAGCGATCGGTCGATGCGCATCATGCCGAGCTGGGAATCGTGGGCAAGTGCGACATCGTCGAAGGCGACCCGGCGCAGGGCGTGCAAGTGATCGAGTACAAGGCCTCGCCTGTGCGTCGACAGCCCACTGTCACGGATCCGCATCGGATCCAGCTGACCCTGCAGCGGATGTGTCTGGAGTCCATGGGCCTGCGGGTGGCGAGTATGGGGGTCTACTTCACCAATCATCAGAGCCTGGTCACTGTCGAGCCGAGCACCGAACTGGACACTCGAGCCATCGATTACGTGTCGCAGACACGGGCCATTGTGGAAGGTAAGTCGGCCCCACCCCCATTGGATGCGGACGAGAAATGCCGGTTCTGCTCACATGCCTCGGTGTGCCTGCCCGACGAGATCACCGCGGCCAAGCCGGCCCGGTCAATCAGCGTCACGGATCCCAACACAGACATCCTGCATCTACTGACGTACGGCAGCCGGGCTCAGCTGCGTCAAGGGCGAATACAGGTCGTCAAGGGGGACGAAGAACTCGCGTCGGTACCGTTGGAGAGGGCCGCGGGCCTCGTCATCTACGGCAATATTGATGTCTCCGGCGCTCTGGTCCGAGAACTGCTGTGGCGTGGTGCCACGATCGTCTGGTGCTCCGGAACCGGCCGGGTCATCGGCTGGAGTCGGTCCGCCAAGGCGCCGCACGGCCACGAACGAGTGGCGCAGTACCTACGTTCGGAGCAAGGAGATCTGGGCATGGCCCGAGAATTCGTGGCCTGCAAGATCGGAAATCAAGCCACCCTGCTGAGGCGCAACGGTACGGCAACAGCCACCGCCGTCGCCGACATCCGGAAAGTCAAACGACGCGCCGGGCAAGTCCGATCACTGCCTGACCTGTTCGCAGTGGAGGGCGAAGCGGCGGCTCTCTACTTCGCAGGATTTCCAGGCATGTTCAAAGAACGGGCCGATCAGTCGCTGGTCGGAGAGTGGGACGGTCGTGCCGGGCGCCACGCATCCGACCCGCTGAACGCCGCGCTCAACTTCGTGTACGGCATGCTGCTGTCCGACACGATCCGCGCGATCGTTGCGTGCGGGCTGGATCCGTCGGCTGGCTTCCTACATTCGAGTGCACGGAACAAGCCGGCACTGGCGCTGGACCTGATGGAGGAGTTCAGGGCCCCGATCGCCGACTCCGCGATAATCGGGGCCGTCAACAACGGATCCTTCGACGCCACCATGGTGACGAGATCACTAGGAGACTGCAGGCTGACGGAACGAGGCCGCAAAGTGGTGACCTCCGCTTACGAACGGCGGGCACAGACCGTCATCACTCACCCGGAATTCGGATACCGCGTGACCTGGCGGAGGGCGATTGAGATCCAGGCCCGCATGGTCCTCGCCGTGCTGGACGGAACCCGGCAGGACTATCGAGGGGTGCAAACGCGGTGA
- the cas2 gene encoding CRISPR-associated endonuclease Cas2: protein MTRQDAHRYVIAYDITDDRRRSALATLLQGYGDRVQFSVFVIDSPAAGMVRLSDAIRQVIDGVQDSVLICDLGPLRSLGPKTFGVIGRQRPITTGASFVI, encoded by the coding sequence GTGACCAGACAGGACGCACATCGCTACGTCATCGCTTATGACATCACGGATGACAGGCGACGATCCGCGCTGGCCACGCTGCTGCAGGGATACGGCGATCGTGTCCAGTTCAGTGTCTTCGTGATCGACTCGCCGGCCGCGGGAATGGTGAGACTCAGCGATGCCATCCGGCAAGTCATTGACGGGGTCCAAGACTCTGTCCTCATCTGCGACCTCGGCCCATTGCGCTCGCTCGGGCCCAAGACCTTCGGGGTGATCGGTCGGCAGCGGCCGATCACCACGGGGGCGTCGTTCGTCATCTAG